TTTTATTACAACCATCAGCTTGTTGAGTTATTCACATTATTGTCTATTTTTTCAACAGGCTGAAGCAAATGTAATACATACTGTCTTGAATTCAAAACAATTTTGAATCTATTTAACAAAATTTTAACACTTTTAACAATTGCCAGTTTCGCAAATTTTGCCAAAAAATCTTTCATTTTTCTAATATGCTCCCTTTTGATTTATTATTCTCTCAATAATCTGGAATTTAAAATAATTTAAATAAATCTTGATTTTTTAAAAAGAATTGTAATATATTTGAGAAATCATAATCAACAACAATGCTAATCAACACTATTTCTATTACAATTATTATTACCACCGGGATAAAACTTAGGAGGAAGTAGTCTATTGTATAGAATTTAGTACAGATATTAGAAGCCTTCCTCCATTCGGGGAAGGCTTTTTTTATTAACATACAGTAAAACAAGCTAGAACAGAATGAAAATCTTAAAATTTGGCGGAACATCCGTAGGTTCCGTAGAGAGCATCCAAGCCGTGTTAAAAATAGTGAAAGCTTCTTTTGACGCTGGTGAAAAACCTTTAGTCGTATTATCAGCCATGTCAGGAGTCACCAACCTGTTAACACAAATGGCTGAAGATGCAGCAGCTGGGAAGCCGTTTGACGAAGGATTAAAGCAATTAGAGGAAAGGCACTTTGAAGTGGTCAAGAAACTGATTGCGGTAAAGTATCAGAACCCTGTTCTGACGCGCTTAAAGTTGCTTTTCAATGAACTGGAAGAACTTTTACAAGGCGTATCGGCACTGAAGGAATTGAGCAACCAAAGTCGTGACTTGATCGTTTCATTTGGAGAACGATGCAGCAACTACCTCGTTGCCAAAGTCATGGAGCAAGAAGTGCCAGAATCGGAGTATATCAATGCTTCCTATTATGTGAAAACAGACTCCAATTTCGGGAATGCCCACCTTAATGAACCACTAACCACCCAACTAATCCAAGCACTTTCTCATACCCACGCTGATAAACTCCTCTTTGTAACAGGATTTATCGGTTCGAACGAGCAAGGGCGTATCACTACACTGGGGCGTGGAGGCTCGGATTATACCGCAGCCATCTTCGGATCAGTATTAAATGCGACAGCAATTGAAATTTGGACTGACGTGAATGGAATGTTGACAGCGGATCCTAGGATCGTGAAAAAGGCATTTTCCCTTCCGGTGTTGTCGTATACTGAAGCTATGGAGCTTTCCTACTTCGGGGCGAAAGTGATCTATCCACCAACTATGGTTCCGGCATTTTTGAAGAAGATTCCAATCGTTATCCGAAATACATTTGAGCCAGAGCTAGCAGGAACCGTTATTCAATTTGAAAGCGGAAAGTCTTCTTATCCCATCAAAGGTATATCTTCCATTGCCGACGTATCTGTTATCAATCTGACAGGTAGCGGAATGGTAGGGAAATCAGGGTTTAGCGGACGTCTGTTTACCTTATTAGCCAGAGAGCAAATCAATGTGATCCTTATTACGCAATCTTCTTCAGAGCATAGTATCACTTTCGCGGTGAATCCTAGCGATGCGGAGAAGGCAGTAAAGCTCATCAGTACAGAGTTTGAACTGGAGTTATTGGCCAATAAGCTTTCGGCGCCTGTCATTGAGGAGAGTTTATCTATTCTGGCTATCGTCGGAGAGAACATGAAGCGTACACCGGGTATGTCGGGTCGCCTTTTCCACGCGTTAGGAAGAAATGGTATCAATGTTCGAGCGATCGCGCAAGGATCGTCTGAATTCAATATATCGGTTATTATCAATAAAGAAGATTTAGCAAAGGCATTAAATGCCGTGCATGACGCCTTCTTTGCCGAGCTCAAGAAAACATTGCATGTATTCAATCTAGGAACCGGCAATATCGGTGCAACGCTCTTCAAACAATTGCACGAACAACATGATTTTCTATTAGATCATAACGATATCGAAATCAAAGTGGTAGGTCTGGCGAACTCGCGAAGAATGCTTTTCGACGCGGATGGCGTGGATTTATCAAATTGGCAATCCGCATTGGACGAACAAGGCGAGGTCGCAGACCTTGCGAGCTTCGTGAGTAAAATGCAAGCGATGAATCTTCCGAACTGTGTGTTTATCGATAATACTGCAAGCAAATTACCGGCAACCTACTATGAGGAGATCTTCAAATCCAACATCTCGATTGTGACCTGCAATAAGATAGCGAACTCCGGAGAATATGCGCAGTATCGCTCCTTGCATGAAACCGCAAGAAAGCATGGCGTAGACTTCTTCTACGAAACGAATGTTGGTGCAGGCTTGCCGATTGTACGCGTATTGAAGGACTTGATGCTTAGTGGCGACCGTATCCTAAAGATCGAGGCTATTCTATCGGGCACCATCTCTTATATTTTCAATAACTTCAACGGTGATGCATCTTTTTACGATGTGGTAAAAAAGGCGCAGGAGCTGGGATATACCGAGCCTGATCCACGCGATGATTTAGGCGGAGTAGATTTTATGCGCAAGATGCTTATCCTCGCTCGTGACGCAGGACATGTAATCGAGTCATCAGACGTCGACCTAGGCAATATACTTCCGGAGAACTGCTTAAAAGCTAGTTCAGTAGATGAGTTCTATACAGAATTGTTAAAGTCCGACGATTATTTCAATAATCTGAAAGATCAAGCTGCCAAAGAAGGGAAAGTAATTCGTTACATCGGTAGTTTAGAAGATGGAAAAGTATCAATCAGCTTACAGATGGTCGATGAAACGCATCCTTTCTATGCACTTTCGGGAAGCGATAATATCATTTCTTTCACAACCGAGCGTTATAAAGAAAGACCATTAGTGGTGAAAGGACCTGGAGCAGGGGCAGAGGTGACAGCCGGAGGCGTTTTTGCCGACCTAGTGAATGTTGGTGCTAAATAATGCAATGAATATGATGACTAATCAAGATTCCATAATGGAAGAGAAACATAAAGTAGATTTTGAAAAGATAAAACAAGAGGTTCGTGTATTTGCACCAGCAACGGTTGCCAACATGATCTGTGGATTTGATATCCTCGGGTTTGCGGTTGACTTCCCGGGCGATGAAGTGCTGATGCGAAGAACTGATAAGCCTGGTGTTACTATTAAAGCAATTCATGGCGATGAAGGACGCCTTCCTTTAGATCCAGAAAAAAATACGGTCAGCGCTTGCGTTCAGATGTTATTAGCGCATTTGGATTTGAGCGACAGCATTGGGGTGGAGATTGAACTAACGAAACACATGCCTATTGGCAGTGGCTTAGGTTCAAGTTCCGCGAGTACTGTTGCAGGTCTTTTCGCGATCAACAGCCTACTGGGCGAACCGCTTAGCAAGGAAGAACTCATGCCATTCTGTGTGGAAGGCGAGCGTTTGGCTTGCGGGCACGGACATGCCGACAATGTTGCTCCCGCTTTGATGGGCGGAATTACTTTAATTAGAGGATACGAGCCCCTTGATATGATTAATCTGCCGGTACCTGAAGACCTGGTCGCGGGGATTGTATTCCCACAGGTCGATGTGCCAACGAGAGATGCCCGACAGTTGATCAAAGAGAAAGTGTCTTTAAAGGATGCTGTCGTGCAGTGGGGCAATATCGCCGGGCTTGTTGCTGGCCTTTATCGAAGCGATTACGATTTGATCAGCCGCAGCATGCACGATGTCATTATCGAGCCAACCCGGGCGATCTTAATCCCCGAGTTTTATGCGATGAAGGAAATCGCCCTATCATGCGGCGTGCTCAGTTTCGGTATTTCTGGCTCCGGTCCATCCGTTGTTGCAATCAGTAGGGGCAAAGAAGCAGCAC
The DNA window shown above is from Sphingobacterium hotanense and carries:
- the thrA gene encoding bifunctional aspartate kinase/homoserine dehydrogenase I: MKILKFGGTSVGSVESIQAVLKIVKASFDAGEKPLVVLSAMSGVTNLLTQMAEDAAAGKPFDEGLKQLEERHFEVVKKLIAVKYQNPVLTRLKLLFNELEELLQGVSALKELSNQSRDLIVSFGERCSNYLVAKVMEQEVPESEYINASYYVKTDSNFGNAHLNEPLTTQLIQALSHTHADKLLFVTGFIGSNEQGRITTLGRGGSDYTAAIFGSVLNATAIEIWTDVNGMLTADPRIVKKAFSLPVLSYTEAMELSYFGAKVIYPPTMVPAFLKKIPIVIRNTFEPELAGTVIQFESGKSSYPIKGISSIADVSVINLTGSGMVGKSGFSGRLFTLLAREQINVILITQSSSEHSITFAVNPSDAEKAVKLISTEFELELLANKLSAPVIEESLSILAIVGENMKRTPGMSGRLFHALGRNGINVRAIAQGSSEFNISVIINKEDLAKALNAVHDAFFAELKKTLHVFNLGTGNIGATLFKQLHEQHDFLLDHNDIEIKVVGLANSRRMLFDADGVDLSNWQSALDEQGEVADLASFVSKMQAMNLPNCVFIDNTASKLPATYYEEIFKSNISIVTCNKIANSGEYAQYRSLHETARKHGVDFFYETNVGAGLPIVRVLKDLMLSGDRILKIEAILSGTISYIFNNFNGDASFYDVVKKAQELGYTEPDPRDDLGGVDFMRKMLILARDAGHVIESSDVDLGNILPENCLKASSVDEFYTELLKSDDYFNNLKDQAAKEGKVIRYIGSLEDGKVSISLQMVDETHPFYALSGSDNIISFTTERYKERPLVVKGPGAGAEVTAGGVFADLVNVGAK
- a CDS encoding homoserine kinase, encoding MMTNQDSIMEEKHKVDFEKIKQEVRVFAPATVANMICGFDILGFAVDFPGDEVLMRRTDKPGVTIKAIHGDEGRLPLDPEKNTVSACVQMLLAHLDLSDSIGVEIELTKHMPIGSGLGSSSASTVAGLFAINSLLGEPLSKEELMPFCVEGERLACGHGHADNVAPALMGGITLIRGYEPLDMINLPVPEDLVAGIVFPQVDVPTRDARQLIKEKVSLKDAVVQWGNIAGLVAGLYRSDYDLISRSMHDVIIEPTRAILIPEFYAMKEIALSCGVLSFGISGSGPSVVAISRGKEAAQQAVDQIQAHLTSHGIESLQYVSSVNVAGPKVINLK